In one Candidatus Nomurabacteria bacterium genomic region, the following are encoded:
- a CDS encoding recombinase family protein, whose protein sequence is MLSVSNYQYMLKNPIYYGVIEYNGEMYDGKHEPIITKKLLIYAKK, encoded by the coding sequence ATGCTTTCCGTCTCAAATTATCAGTACATGCTCAAAAACCCGATTTATTATGGCGTGATTGAATACAATGGCGAAATGTATGACGGAAAGCACGAACCGATTATCACAAAGAAACTTTTGATTTATGCCAAGAAGTGA
- a CDS encoding C39 family peptidase codes for MKILDFPHASQTYEYDCGPTVLQGILTYYGAEVRKEKIFKWARTNTRHGTLTKGMLKVLDRFSLEYDSRLMTIGDIKEYIDKDIPVILLLQAWNEKDQLYTDRFDDSHWVTAIGYNEDTILFEDPYAFARVYLKQSELVKRWHGREGRKRILQHGIAVYGKDPAYQSQRVIHMD; via the coding sequence ATGAAGATATTGGATTTTCCTCATGCCTCACAAACATATGAGTATGATTGCGGACCAACGGTATTGCAGGGAATCCTGACATACTACGGCGCCGAAGTAAGAAAAGAAAAAATTTTTAAATGGGCGCGTACGAACACGAGACACGGAACTCTTACAAAAGGAATGTTGAAGGTTCTTGATCGTTTTTCATTAGAGTATGATTCTCGTCTCATGACAATCGGAGATATTAAGGAATATATAGATAAGGATATTCCTGTTATTTTGCTTTTGCAGGCATGGAATGAAAAAGATCAGCTTTATACCGACCGTTTTGATGATAGTCATTGGGTTACGGCAATTGGCTACAATGAGGACACAATTCTTTTTGAAGATCCTTATGCCTTTGCTCGCGTCTATCTCAAGCAGAGCGAGTTAGTAAAACGTTGGCACGGCAGAGAGGGTCGCAAACGTATTTTGCAGCACGGTATCGCTGTTTACGGAAAAGACCCTGCCTATCAGTCACAAAGAGTGATTCACATGGATTAG
- a CDS encoding LysM peptidoglycan-binding domain-containing protein, giving the protein MDHGRDIIDYVVQPGDTIDSIASQYQIEEHTVRNMNHLKQGDQPAVGATLRVVQGPFYGSNSTS; this is encoded by the coding sequence TTGGACCATGGTCGAGATATTATCGACTATGTCGTTCAGCCAGGAGATACTATCGATTCAATTGCGAGTCAGTATCAGATTGAAGAGCATACGGTTCGTAACATGAATCACCTGAAACAGGGTGATCAGCCAGCGGTTGGTGCAACACTTCGTGTCGTACAGGGACCATTTTACGGATCCAATTCGACAAGCTGA
- a CDS encoding lytic transglycosylase domain-containing protein — protein sequence MNERLKARFEDISLAALSFLGIFLGLKAYMAEFKVLTGLASATGRMSVRTVVRLLNYNGVAMLRPLYTFIILTQLFADGCGCIAARVLVIRVDVSADHCAQHLDADLARVAQTTAPKRCAFSSSELNALLDSDAMIVNFGHGDRFSVVDLVTFPLALIGQGLLLIVIAFLTGAIYGTSVAFIWSVMAVGIITYVFGVSLLRLTVGTIGVFVVAPSKWVETASGRIARAILDPVLPGITAANVGDLLPGSLVDKLKMLFTRLDDGMKLMDQFAAPIIMILAATLNLPVAGLCIAGLLIFGIYQNTKLRKGGTFAAEAKKSINEGERFVYALSVFFYVLHIIGLFVFGLHTRPSVGILGGSLMNVLQFATSGLLISAASVFVLIKVKNWGFAAHKGLELTLPQIAGVIALVLLFAVSGIGVANATGMEIRPVASYFDRYEHPPGEALHCLNGIKDHGESSTDHGPGCGPARQGGDEASRRIAADLPVEFAPVPGGTIFQRAWCWAFKSSDSCVGAAVESPRQQRGFHPAPSSAPEQAPAPIQRTPSGPMYASLDANVASGGLPPSPYNEIIVRASERHGVDKLLIWTVAKHESGFDPNIVGGSGEVGLMQLMPGTARGLGVHDRHDPEQNIMGGTLYLRNNLDACHQDVRCALARYNGGRNGMHSPHAQRYARRVMRKYQALRTGTARDYEPAPSRRHRAPRIESSDSVLVERETTRDSSRVTMARLDDSVCDEFSQFFLERMRSQGRCR from the coding sequence ATGAACGAAAGACTGAAAGCGCGCTTTGAGGACATTAGCCTAGCGGCTCTATCCTTTCTCGGGATCTTCTTAGGACTCAAAGCCTACATGGCAGAGTTCAAGGTTCTGACGGGGCTTGCAAGTGCCACGGGGAGAATGAGTGTTCGCACAGTTGTGCGTTTGCTCAACTACAACGGTGTCGCCATGTTGCGACCCTTGTACACCTTCATCATCCTCACACAGCTTTTTGCTGATGGTTGTGGGTGTATTGCCGCTCGTGTGCTTGTCATACGAGTTGATGTCAGCGCTGATCATTGTGCCCAGCACCTTGATGCTGATTTGGCTCGTGTGGCGCAGACTACGGCTCCGAAACGTTGTGCCTTTAGCTCAAGCGAGCTCAATGCCCTTCTTGATTCGGATGCGATGATTGTGAACTTCGGTCATGGTGATCGATTTTCTGTCGTTGATTTGGTGACTTTCCCATTGGCTCTTATCGGTCAGGGATTGCTCCTTATCGTGATCGCCTTCTTAACGGGAGCGATTTACGGTACATCGGTGGCATTTATCTGGTCGGTCATGGCCGTCGGCATCATCACGTACGTTTTTGGCGTGTCGTTGTTGAGGCTCACCGTTGGCACTATCGGCGTATTTGTCGTAGCGCCCAGCAAGTGGGTTGAAACAGCGTCTGGTAGAATCGCGCGTGCGATTCTTGATCCGGTCCTGCCGGGGATCACGGCAGCCAATGTCGGGGATCTCTTGCCGGGTAGCTTGGTGGATAAGCTCAAAATGCTTTTCACCAGGTTGGACGACGGGATGAAACTCATGGACCAGTTTGCTGCTCCGATCATTATGATCTTGGCAGCAACTCTGAATCTGCCGGTCGCAGGATTGTGTATTGCTGGCCTGTTGATCTTTGGGATCTACCAAAATACCAAGCTACGTAAAGGCGGAACGTTTGCTGCAGAAGCAAAGAAGAGCATCAACGAAGGAGAGCGTTTTGTCTACGCCCTCTCGGTATTCTTCTATGTGTTGCACATCATCGGGCTCTTTGTCTTTGGTTTGCATACGCGACCAAGCGTAGGCATCCTTGGTGGGTCGCTCATGAACGTGTTGCAATTCGCGACAAGCGGATTGCTCATCAGCGCCGCTTCGGTTTTTGTCCTGATAAAGGTCAAGAATTGGGGCTTTGCTGCGCACAAGGGGCTTGAGCTTACGCTTCCGCAAATCGCGGGGGTCATTGCTCTCGTTCTATTGTTCGCGGTATCTGGCATTGGTGTCGCTAACGCGACCGGTATGGAGATCCGTCCTGTGGCTTCATATTTTGACAGGTATGAACATCCTCCAGGAGAGGCGCTTCATTGTCTCAATGGGATCAAGGATCATGGAGAAAGCTCTACGGACCATGGTCCAGGCTGTGGGCCCGCTCGACAAGGGGGTGACGAAGCCTCTCGTCGGATTGCGGCAGATTTGCCGGTCGAGTTTGCTCCGGTTCCTGGCGGCACGATCTTTCAAAGAGCGTGGTGCTGGGCATTTAAGAGCTCAGATTCTTGTGTTGGAGCAGCGGTGGAGAGTCCTCGTCAACAGCGGGGATTTCATCCAGCGCCTTCATCCGCACCTGAGCAAGCACCCGCTCCAATACAACGGACTCCTTCGGGGCCAATGTACGCGTCGCTTGATGCGAATGTTGCTTCGGGTGGGCTTCCGCCGTCACCGTACAACGAGATCATCGTGAGAGCGAGTGAGCGCCATGGCGTTGACAAGCTCTTGATCTGGACGGTAGCAAAGCATGAGTCCGGCTTTGATCCCAACATTGTTGGGGGGAGTGGAGAAGTCGGTCTCATGCAGCTTATGCCTGGTACGGCACGCGGGCTAGGTGTTCATGATCGTCATGATCCTGAACAAAACATCATGGGTGGTACGCTCTATCTCCGGAATAATCTGGATGCGTGCCATCAAGACGTTCGTTGTGCTTTGGCTCGCTATAATGGCGGACGTAATGGAATGCATTCACCACATGCTCAACGATACGCTCGTCGTGTCATGAGAAAGTATCAAGCACTCCGTACAGGTACGGCTCGTGATTATGAGCCGGCACCATCTCGACGTCATCGCGCTCCGCGAATCGAGTCTTCGGATTCGGTTCTCGTCGAGCGTGAGACCACGCGTGATTCGTCGCGTGTGACGATGGCTCGTCTTGACGACAGCGTCTGTGATGAGTTCTCCCAGTTCTTTCTCGAGCGTATGCGATCGCAAGGTCGCTGTCGCTAA
- a CDS encoding O-antigen ligase family protein, whose amino-acid sequence MKNALRYLLLALPIILPTYLLRFKIGPLPTTVLEIVVLVIIGLFTVTYKGQGYKDAWTALKTFRLPLIAFTFFSLAAVFWSPVLVQGLGLWRAYVLEPMLLLMVFVVSIGRDVRREEIERSLYVSVLLLAMWGVVEYLFGVGIPSPWNVAISEGRRATGPFPYPNALALAVVPIGAYGLSRFISSRDRLGFITFVMALIASFVARSDGGFIALAAVLWLALVSIKRLRWPVIVVTIIGLAVGFGVSEIREPVLKELRLENWSGYVRKKMWQDTTVLLKDHPIKGAGMAGYPTVFKPYQTTTGIEVFQYPHNIILNFWVETGLAGLLAFFWIVFAWLKKKEAMLLPLVALLIHGLVDVPYFKNDLAIVFFLLLALCAITQSASSRTSQGQVK is encoded by the coding sequence ATGAAGAATGCTCTTCGGTATCTCTTATTGGCATTACCTATTATATTGCCGACGTATCTCCTTCGATTTAAGATCGGTCCTTTGCCGACAACCGTTTTAGAAATTGTTGTTTTAGTGATTATTGGGTTGTTTACCGTTACATACAAAGGCCAAGGATATAAAGATGCGTGGACAGCACTAAAAACATTTCGACTTCCGCTTATAGCTTTTACGTTTTTTTCATTGGCTGCGGTTTTTTGGTCGCCGGTACTGGTGCAGGGGTTAGGATTATGGCGGGCTTATGTTTTAGAGCCGATGCTCTTGCTAATGGTTTTTGTTGTAAGCATTGGTCGTGATGTACGCCGTGAAGAGATAGAACGATCTTTATACGTGAGCGTTTTGCTCCTTGCGATGTGGGGAGTTGTTGAATATCTTTTTGGGGTAGGTATCCCAAGTCCTTGGAATGTAGCGATAAGTGAAGGTCGTCGAGCGACGGGGCCATTTCCTTATCCAAATGCCTTAGCCTTAGCAGTGGTACCAATTGGTGCGTATGGGTTATCACGTTTTATCTCATCACGTGATCGTTTAGGGTTTATCACTTTTGTGATGGCGCTTATCGCTTCGTTTGTTGCACGAAGTGATGGGGGATTCATTGCGCTCGCGGCTGTGCTTTGGTTGGCGCTCGTTTCAATCAAGCGCCTTCGTTGGCCTGTAATTGTTGTGACTATTATAGGATTGGCTGTTGGTTTTGGTGTCTCAGAGATTCGTGAACCTGTTCTAAAAGAACTACGTTTAGAAAACTGGTCTGGGTATGTACGTAAAAAAATGTGGCAGGACACAACAGTTCTGCTCAAGGATCACCCGATAAAAGGCGCAGGTATGGCGGGATATCCTACGGTGTTTAAGCCGTATCAAACCACAACGGGTATTGAAGTCTTTCAGTATCCACACAATATCATCCTAAATTTTTGGGTAGAGACAGGTCTCGCTGGGCTCTTGGCTTTTTTCTGGATTGTTTTTGCTTGGCTCAAAAAGAAAGAGGCAATGCTATTGCCTCTTGTCGCGCTACTCATTCATGGTCTGGTAGATGTGCCGTATTTTAAGAATGACTTAGCGATTGTCTTTTTTCTTTTGCTAGCACTTTGTGCAATTACGCAAAGTGCTTCTTCGCGTACGTCTCAAGGGCAAGTAAAATAG
- a CDS encoding recombinase zinc beta ribbon domain-containing protein has product MYRGFFRCGECGCFITTETQKGHNYLRCTKRKNPCTKKYVREEIITSQIKEEIKKFLCLPLGLMRQSIILKVKK; this is encoded by the coding sequence GTGTATAGAGGATTTTTCCGTTGTGGCGAATGTGGTTGTTTTATCACCACCGAAACGCAAAAAGGTCATAACTATTTGCGTTGCACCAAACGGAAAAATCCTTGTACCAAAAAATATGTTCGTGAAGAAATCATCACTTCTCAAATAAAAGAGGAAATCAAAAAGTTTCTTTGTCTTCCGCTTGGGCTAATGCGTCAATCAATTATTTTGAAAGTGAAAAAATGA
- a CDS encoding helix-turn-helix transcriptional regulator — protein MAKSTAQKFGENMKKIRLEKGMSQGDICRELGLDRAYISNVENGKQNLTISTMEKVAKVLGVSVDQLF, from the coding sequence ATGGCGAAATCCACAGCACAAAAATTTGGCGAGAACATGAAGAAAATACGGCTCGAGAAAGGTATGTCGCAAGGCGATATTTGCCGTGAGTTAGGGTTAGATCGGGCGTATATTAGTAATGTTGAGAATGGTAAGCAAAATCTAACAATTAGCACGATGGAAAAGGTCGCCAAAGTGCTTGGTGTGAGCGTAGATCAACTTTTTTAA
- a CDS encoding NUDIX domain-containing protein, protein MRNDETKPLVYCTDMHGEKHACAPDQLKHRPSIYAITLRENDILVLDTTYGLTLPGGAIDLGEKHLDALKREVFEETNTHVSPDVICHCDTSLWYYKDKFHHCLCLFYLCRYESGEVSDINLTTDERETNCKPFWIPIEKALDRGFALTADWRTALTNAFALRK, encoded by the coding sequence ATGCGTAATGATGAAACAAAACCCCTTGTTTATTGTACGGATATGCATGGCGAAAAACATGCCTGTGCACCCGATCAGCTCAAACATCGACCGTCTATCTACGCCATCACATTGCGTGAGAACGACATACTCGTCTTAGATACCACATACGGTCTAACCTTGCCTGGTGGCGCCATTGATCTCGGCGAGAAACATCTTGATGCTCTCAAACGCGAAGTATTCGAAGAAACGAATACGCATGTTTCTCCTGACGTTATTTGTCACTGTGATACGAGTCTCTGGTATTACAAAGATAAATTTCATCACTGCCTTTGTTTGTTTTATCTCTGCCGCTATGAAAGCGGAGAGGTGAGCGATATAAATCTCACGACAGATGAGCGCGAAACCAATTGCAAACCATTTTGGATTCCTATCGAAAAAGCGCTTGATCGTGGCTTTGCCTTAACGGCAGATTGGCGTACCGCCTTAACGAATGCCTTCGCTCTTCGTAAATAG
- a CDS encoding recombinase family protein, translated as MNIVREFVESKTAKEPGREIFNEMISRIEENEAEGILAWHPDRLARNSIDGGRIIYLVDTGKISALKFPTFGLIRHRKENLCCPSLLGNQNTMWIIFRKT; from the coding sequence TTGAATATCGTCCGTGAATTTGTGGAAAGTAAGACCGCCAAAGAGCCGGGCAGAGAGATTTTTAACGAAATGATCTCGCGCATAGAGGAAAATGAAGCCGAGGGAATTTTAGCGTGGCACCCCGACCGCCTTGCTCGCAATTCCATAGACGGCGGACGAATAATTTATCTTGTTGATACTGGTAAAATATCCGCGCTAAAATTCCCGACTTTTGGTTTGATCCGACACCGCAAGGAAAATTTATGTTGTCCATCGCTTTTGGGCAATCAAAATACTATGTGGATAATCTTTCGGAAAACATAA
- a CDS encoding helix-turn-helix transcriptional regulator, whose translation MRQANPFQPPKCFQEGFKLLGDAWTLLIIRNLSDGGQRFCALQRKLNNVNPVTLTSRLKKMEKLDLIERQTETIDKNSVCYQLTDKGEEILPILLALETYAKKHFA comes from the coding sequence ATGCGTCAAGCAAACCCTTTTCAACCTCCAAAATGTTTTCAAGAAGGATTCAAGCTCTTAGGAGACGCTTGGACGCTCCTCATTATTCGTAATCTCTCAGATGGTGGCCAACGTTTTTGTGCATTGCAACGCAAATTAAATAATGTAAACCCTGTCACACTTACCTCTCGTTTAAAAAAGATGGAAAAGCTAGATTTGATTGAACGCCAAACAGAAACCATCGATAAGAATTCCGTTTGCTATCAACTTACAGATAAAGGCGAAGAAATTCTTCCTATTTTACTTGCCCTTGAGACGTACGCGAAGAAGCACTTTGCGTAA
- a CDS encoding NAD(P)H-dependent oxidoreductase yields the protein MKDQIVKAMNWRYAVKAYDKDKKVSKEDLETILEVGRLAPSSFGIEAWKFLVIENPELREKIKGAAYGQTQVTDASYLIVVTQRTDIRENIARELVERTAKATGKSPEDLAEFNKMISGSIQSRTDDQLLAWARSQTYIALGAMVEAAALLGVDASSMEGFNPAEVDKILGLKEKNLASVTLFEVGYRSNEDGYATRAKVRRPFSEVVEFIK from the coding sequence ATGAAAGACCAGATTGTAAAGGCGATGAATTGGCGATATGCCGTTAAAGCGTATGACAAAGACAAAAAAGTAAGTAAAGAAGATCTCGAAACCATTTTAGAAGTAGGGCGCTTAGCTCCAAGTTCATTTGGGATTGAAGCTTGGAAGTTTCTTGTGATAGAGAATCCAGAACTACGTGAAAAGATTAAGGGCGCTGCTTATGGCCAAACGCAAGTCACAGATGCGAGTTATCTTATTGTTGTTACGCAACGTACGGATATTCGAGAGAACATTGCACGTGAGCTTGTTGAGCGTACGGCAAAAGCAACGGGTAAATCGCCTGAAGATCTCGCAGAGTTTAACAAGATGATTTCGGGATCTATCCAATCCCGTACGGATGATCAATTGCTCGCATGGGCACGATCACAGACGTATATCGCCTTAGGCGCGATGGTAGAAGCGGCAGCTTTACTTGGTGTAGATGCTTCTTCTATGGAAGGATTTAATCCTGCAGAGGTTGATAAAATTCTTGGTTTAAAAGAAAAGAATCTCGCTTCAGTCACGCTTTTTGAAGTTGGTTATCGAAGTAACGAGGATGGTTATGCTACACGCGCAAAAGTACGTAGACCGTTTTCAGAGGTGGTTGAATTTATCAAATAA
- a CDS encoding JAB domain-containing protein, translating into MEFMCGLSFIEKEHMVAFYLDTQQKLIERRVISVGTLDASLLHPREVFEPALQLAAAGVILAHNHPSGNLEPSDEDIAVTKRIADAGDLLGINLVDHIIVSDKEFRVMNL; encoded by the coding sequence ATGGAATTTATGTGCGGACTTTCGTTCATCGAAAAAGAACACATGGTGGCGTTTTACCTCGACACTCAACAAAAATTGATCGAAAGGCGTGTTATCTCAGTAGGAACCCTTGACGCTTCACTTTTACACCCACGAGAAGTCTTTGAGCCTGCTTTGCAATTAGCAGCGGCAGGGGTTATTCTAGCGCATAATCACCCTTCGGGAAATCTCGAGCCTTCAGATGAGGATATCGCAGTCACAAAAAGAATAGCTGACGCCGGAGATCTGCTTGGGATTAATCTTGTTGATCATATCATTGTTTCGGATAAAGAATTTCGAGTCATGAATCTGTAA